Within Triticum dicoccoides isolate Atlit2015 ecotype Zavitan unplaced genomic scaffold, WEW_v2.0 scaffold156360, whole genome shotgun sequence, the genomic segment AGCCCAACTAGAGTTGTCGCAGGCTTGTTTTTTTGACTGACACTATATTTAGGTCAGTCGATTTCCTACGAGGCCGAAGCCCATTAACTATGTGATCCAACCCCGTCTCCcaccttttgttttcttttgtttttatctgttttttgcttttgttttgttATTCTTTTTAGttggttttagtttttcttttgtgGGTATGTTTTGGTTGCTGAGTGAGTGTAAATGTATACACACAAATACTATACAATATGTGCAAAAAGTATGTTATTATATGCTAttgtttgcatactacaaaaaGGTGCAATTATAGAGCGAAGTTGTGTGCAAgtttttaaacttgtttctttgtCTTTCTTCTTTAAAAGGTGATACTATTGGTACTAATTAATTGTTCCTTATTTGAATTTTTAATAATTATTTTgtttcctttcttcttcaagggtaaAAGCAACGTGAGTTGTTCATTCCGTCTTATGAATTGTTTTTGTAAAAAAATCACTATTATATGTTTGTACTTGCATACTATAGAAAAGCACATTTTTTGTGACTGTTATGTGCAAATATTTTCgttgtttcttttatttttaatcTCTTTTTCTTTCTTGGAAAACCTCATCATGTtgatttttttagtttttattttattttctttctttcaaaGGGTAATGCCAATTTCACTACTTACAAAAGAACATTATTATAAATTTTATGAAGTTTTATTTCAATTTCTTTTTTCTAAAAGAGTAACAACAAAGCCGGCAATTcattattttttgaaaattttggtatttaaaaaaatatttttgtcCTTTCTTCTTTAATGATAATACTAACGAAAAAATGCAATTACTGTAAGAAAACTTCCTTTTTGTGAAAACTCAGCTACTACTATTGTATTCTTATTCTTTCATATTATAACAATGTGCAATTTCTGTGTAAAATCTGGGAACACATGCATGCACCTTCCCCCAAGAAGATGTGGATGCCGATACACGTTCTCATGTTAGAAAAACAAGTCTCATGCattggtgcatgcatgcatgcattccctATCTGACTGCCGTCTGTCCAGCTCTCCATCCATCAATTAATTCGTAGACACGCCTCACGAGCCAGTGGGAAAGCACACCGGAAATCGAAACGCGCCGTCGGAGTTTGCATGCCACCGGAGGAGTAATGTGGACTGTTGGACTACTGTGCGGACGACGGTTTGCCCGCACGAACTGAGGACGACGGATGATTGacggtgcatccagtttttgctctgCGTACGTACGGTCAGATGTGCTGCATCGTCCAAAGATCGTCCAATAttgtcgtgtgtatagcagcgcTGGTTCTTCACTCGGCCTGGCCTCCATATAATCTCAAGCATCTTTTATGCGTGCGATCTTTGACCCTGAAGCAAGTTAAGTCAGAGGAGAAAATGGGTCATGGCAGcagcggcgacggtggcggcggaggagaTGGAGCTCTGGCCGTGGTGCCCGTGGAAGCCAAGCCGCAGCCGCAGATGCAGCGACAGACCGCCCTCGACGTGCCGCCCTTCCTCATCTTCGAAAAGTGTAGGGCGCCGGAGCTCTTGGAGTGCCATGCCTGCCacccaaggttttggttaccggtcgaaatttcgagatttcccatggttaccgcgtatttccgtgtccctcggtaaatccACGTACCAAGCAAAAAATaccagttttttgaattttttgaatttaaacACTCAATTTGTAGTAAAACGTAGGATCTAATTAATGTCATGAGAGTTGATTCTGGCGTGTTGGTAGCAACCTAATTCCTGTTTTGAGAGGTATGTGGTTTAAATGTTTGTTCATTaacttatttgaattcaaaattcaactataAAATTTGTTCGAAATAATCTCGGTATTTATTGGTATTTCTCGGTAACCGTGGTAACCGCGTTTATCAGTCCCCCTCGGTAAAAATgcctcattcggtaaccaaaaccttgctgCCACCTCCCCCTCAAACCGCCTATCTTCTCTGTACTGTATATTACTTCTTGAATCTtcgagtaggttgtttgcatattgaTTATAGTCATGGTGATTATTGCTCCTTGCCATGGAAACGACTACTGGTCTTGATCCTTATATTATAATAATTCGCAGTGCGACGACGGGCATCTGATGTGCTCGTCCTGCCGCGGCGCGCACGGCGAGGACTGCGGCCGCGTCGCCGCCCCCTGCCGCCTGGCAGACGCCTACGCCGGCGCCGTCAAGCTGCCGTGCGACTACGTCAAGTCCGGCTGCGAGGCGGGGCTCGTCGTCTACCACGACTCCGTGGACCACCGCCGCGCGTGCCAGCACGCGCCCTGCTGCTGCCCTGAGCGCGACGGGCCCTGGGGCGGCGGTGGCTGCGACTTTACCGGCTCCCGGGAAATGCTCCTCGAGCACATCTCCACGAACCACTCCCGCCAGGTCATCCTCATGCGCCACGGCCAGACGGGGAGGCTCAGCCTGCCACTGGCACGGCGCTGGCAGGTCCTCGTCGACCAGGACGACATGGCCAACCGGCATCGGAGCGTGTTCCTCGTGATCTTGGCCGAGCGCGACAAGGACGCCGCGGTGTCGCTGGTGTGCGTCAGGGCGGACGGCGACGCACCGGGCGCGCCGCAGTTCTCGTACAAGCTCGCTGTGGAGCACACCGGCAGTGGCGCGAGGGTGACGTTCGAGTTGCCGGTCATGAAAAGCAGCTCCCTGCCCGCTGGCACGCCATGGCCGGACGAGTTTACCTCCCTGTCGGTGCCGAAAGCGTATCTGTCTGACGACATTGTCCCCCTCAACATCCACATTGACAAACACgtcgctcctcctccccctcctactGCCGCCCCTACtagtcctcctcttcctcctcctcctcctcctcctcttcctcctgctgCCTCGGCTACCACGGCCGTCAAGTCCGCGCCTATTGATCAAGGCAGCAAGAAACGAAAATCTACCAATCCGAAGAAACTCTAGTCAAACCACATGCATGACCGACTAGTATGCCATGGCAGCTAGCTATATTTGCCACATGTGAAATAGATCGTTTTTATATATAAGTTCGGTTTTTATAATCACAAATAAGGCTACTTCATGTGCTCCCTTTGCTATTGCGTGGTGCACATCCTGGCGTTACTGGTTCTCTTATGAACTTGATGGGACATATGCATGAAATCAATATTTTGGTGGGCCACTAAAATTATGGCACTTGATGAATAATATATCAGTACAAAAATGCAGGCTTGTAAAATGCCACAACAATACACATGCACTCTCGGTCTCTCACTTGCCACTATCCATCTCCTAGATCAATCTTAGAAATAGTTTCTTTtttctaaggctggtcacaatgggcaagaacataagctagtaacttacacactttcctagactatgttactacctccatagtgggtaggaacatctatgtagtgtcatgcaacgatgtatttattaggttatagactcattgtttcttgaagtgtgtgatgtttcgataacttagctagttatcacaagcacctctctcttcattaaatatgtgccacataagtaaagttgtattggagtgtgtgatgttactcctaaattcctccccattgtgaccagcctaaagCCTACTAGTTTTCACAGACTGAAATATCATACATTATCACGGTTTTAGATATACCGTTCACCCAAACTAACCCTAATGTTTTAGATTACTACGGTTTTGAAAATACTCTGCTAAACTAAGCCTAATTAATTTTTCCATGCCACTCGCTCGGGATGCATTCATTTATTTCAACAGATCTACTACTCCCTCTCTCTTAGTTTACACAGCGTGCGCGTACCCCTacatcgtcaatttgaccaacttaatacaagtcatatattacaaaaaatataccaatataaacttcagatgttttattttcaaaagatataatttttatgttacatagtttatattagggtgatcaaATTGGcaaacctaggtatacgcgtaggacttgtaaactgagacggaggTAGTAATTCAATAAGTCAAATCTCAATCAAGTTATGTGATAATGTGAACTCTTATTTCGCCGGTTAGAAGCCATTTTGATCGTTCTAACATACAAAACAACACATATGCATGCTATAGGCTGAAAATAACAGTTGTTTGACATAAATAGCAAATTGAGGAGGTTGTCGGCAAAGATGACATAGGCCTCTCTCAAGCTCGGGAATAGAGAGTTAAAGATTTCTGCTCTTGGTCAGTTATAAATGGGGAGAGAAGTGAGGCCACTTGATCTAAAAGTTTATCAAGCCACTTTCCGCCAAACGACATAACACGGATTAGTTAGACGGACATCCAGACTCCCGTAAGCCTATACGctcaggctggttgtaatggagagtatcatatattagtatcatgcatatgatattagtgtatgttattacctccctaatgcatagttgttgggaacgtagcagaattttaaaattatctacgcatcaccaagatcaatctatggagttatctagcaacgagggagaggggagtgcatctacatacccttgtagatcgcgagcgaaagcgttcaagagaatggggttgatggagtcgtactcgtcgtaatccaaatcaccgatgacctagcgccgaacggacgacacctccgcgttcaacacacgtatggttgggaagacgtctcctccaactcacGTATTCTTGAGTTGCGTCACTTTCCTTTTCAA encodes:
- the LOC119344162 gene encoding putative E3 ubiquitin-protein ligase SINA-like 6, whose translation is MGHGSSGDGGGGGDGALAVVPVEAKPQPQMQRQTALDVPPFLIFEKCRAPELLECHACHPSLKPPIFSCDDGHLMCSSCRGAHGEDCGRVAAPCRLADAYAGAVKLPCDYVKSGCEAGLVVYHDSVDHRRACQHAPCCCPERDGPWGGGGCDFTGSREMLLEHISTNHSRQVILMRHGQTGRLSLPLARRWQVLVDQDDMANRHRSVFLVILAERDKDAAVSLVCVRADGDAPGAPQFSYKLAVEHTGSGARVTFELPVMKSSSLPAGTPWPDEFTSLSVPKAYLSDDIVPLNIHIDKHVAPPPPPTAAPTSPPLPPPPPPPLPPAASATTAVKSAPIDQGSKKRKSTNPKKL